The Manihot esculenta cultivar AM560-2 chromosome 8, M.esculenta_v8, whole genome shotgun sequence genomic interval TGAGGGACATGATATATATCAAGGATTAAAATATATACACAATACTAATTAAATCTATGGTAGTATTTTGAAGTAAACTGCAATATTAAATTCGAAATGAATTCGATATATAGAGGAAAGGcaacaaagaaaataataaaaatatatctttatttaattaatatatataaacgcCACAAAAAACATCTTTATTGAATTAGGATATGCAAGCTCAATTATTGGCCACACTGAAGGAAACATAATTAAAAGCCATTATTAAACAGTAGGCAAACATTGACTAATCCTGATAGACCTTTCATGCATTATTCTTAAACAGTTTCTGAAGATTTTCCACGACATTCTTATCCAGCTGGAAAGCTTTAGCGAGAACATCAGGATTAATAGGTGGATTAGGTCCGAAGATTGCATTTGCTATGGTAATGACACCTGGGTTTTGGCTGCTTAGACCTGCAAACGCAACTGCATGCGTTTTTGCAATATTAAACTGGAAATGAATGAGACCAATTGGAAATACAAACACATCTCCTGGGTATAAGACTTTGGAGATAAAACGATTAGGGTTGGATGTGACAAAGCCAACATAAAGGGTGCCTTCCACAACTACGAGGATCTCCGTAGCACGAGGGTGAGTGTGAGGAGGGTTCAAGCCACCATTGGGTGCATAGTCTATCCGAGCAAGTGAAATACCAAGAGTATTAAGTCCTGGTATTCTATCAACATTCAAGAGGGTAACATTTGATCCAACTCGATTTTCTGTATTTGCTGGAATATTGAGTCCCGAGAATGAGAAATCATTAGCTACAGTAAGGTTTGGGTTCTTGCAGAACTTTCCATTGACGAACACTGCATTAATTCATAAAAGTTATTGTCAGTATCACCATTGATGACCATGCATtcaacaaaataagaaaaaagatgTCAAGGAAAGAAAGCAGAAAGAAAAAAC includes:
- the LOC110621588 gene encoding germin-like protein subfamily 1 member 13; protein product: MKAFHFLALLALAFSLASAYDPSPLQDFCVAIPEPKNAVFVNGKFCKNPNLTVANDFSFSGLNIPANTENRVGSNVTLLNVDRIPGLNTLGISLARIDYAPNGGLNPPHTHPRATEILVVVEGTLYVGFVTSNPNRFISKVLYPGDVFVFPIGLIHFQFNIAKTHAVAFAGLSSQNPGVITIANAIFGPNPPINPDVLAKAFQLDKNVVENLQKLFKNNA